The proteins below come from a single Chrysiogenia bacterium genomic window:
- the secF gene encoding protein translocase subunit SecF: MREGITLGIEFAGGADIQVRFDESTDTGAVRDALGEGGIEGASVQTIEGAGSLNLEEGMTSGEAAGSSTQEFLIKVKADEGEEISATVLRVRAALSAKFGDPRTSDNATGTWEVRRQESASPSAVAELSQKGIWAVGYSVFFIFIYIVFRFSQVDYKTAIGYATGAIVALIHDVLIIFSGVVLLHKEITLPVVAAILTVIGYSINDTIVVFDRIRENHGRYRSRDLWETVNKSVNESLSRTIITSLTTVLVLACLFAMGGSVIHDFAFVLLVGITTGTYSSIFVASPFFVWTSNTLRKMTAQKAGAAAASRTPRV; this comes from the coding sequence GTGCGCGAGGGTATTACCCTGGGCATCGAGTTCGCCGGCGGCGCCGACATCCAGGTGCGTTTCGACGAGTCGACCGACACCGGCGCGGTGCGCGATGCACTCGGCGAAGGCGGAATCGAAGGCGCCTCGGTCCAGACGATCGAGGGCGCGGGCTCGCTCAATCTCGAAGAAGGCATGACCAGCGGCGAAGCCGCCGGTTCGAGCACCCAGGAGTTTCTCATCAAGGTGAAGGCCGATGAGGGCGAGGAAATCTCCGCCACCGTGCTGCGCGTGCGCGCTGCCCTGTCGGCCAAGTTCGGCGATCCGCGCACCAGCGACAATGCCACCGGCACCTGGGAAGTGCGCCGGCAGGAATCTGCCAGCCCCTCGGCCGTTGCCGAGCTCAGCCAGAAAGGCATCTGGGCCGTCGGCTATTCGGTCTTCTTCATCTTCATCTACATCGTCTTCCGCTTCAGCCAGGTCGACTACAAGACGGCCATTGGTTACGCGACCGGCGCCATTGTCGCGCTGATCCACGACGTGCTGATCATCTTCTCGGGTGTGGTGCTACTCCACAAGGAGATCACCCTGCCTGTCGTCGCCGCGATCCTCACGGTCATCGGTTACTCGATCAACGACACCATCGTGGTTTTCGACCGCATTCGTGAGAACCACGGCCGCTATCGCTCGCGCGATCTGTGGGAGACGGTCAACAAGAGCGTCAATGAATCGCTCTCGCGCACGATCATTACGAGCCTCACGACCGTCCTCGTGCTGGCTTGCCTGTTCGCCATGGGCGGCAGCGTGATTCACGACTTCGCCTTCGTGCTGCTCGTCGGCATCACCACCGGCACGTATTCGTCGATCTTCGTTGCCTCGCCCTTCTTCGTGTGGACCAGCAACACGCTTCGCAAGATGACCGCGCAGAAGGCCGGCGCCGCTGCCGCCAGCCGCACGCCGCGCGTCTAG